DNA from Ruminococcaceae bacterium KH2T8:
AGATCTTCAATATTCTGGATCTTCCATTTATACGGGCGCTGGTAAGATGGGATCTTAAGTTCCATGGACAGCAAGTCAGTAATACTTTTTATCTCTGCCATATAGCAATAACCCTCCACGATCAATATTCATCAATGAAGATATTCTCTCGATGATATTTCATATATTCAGTACTCTTATCAGACAAATGAATACTCATACCATCATGAACATTCAGCGATGTTCGATTCTCATCACTCAATGAATCCGATATCAATATTGTCCCGTCATCATTAAACGATATGTACCCTTTATCGAACAGACGATCATGATTCGGACACAGTAGGAGTCCGTTATTAACATCTGTTTTCTCCTTCGGCTCGCTCGCAGCCCAAGGTTTAATATGACTAGCAACTAGCAATCCAAACTCATCGACACCGCACAAACAGCATCTGCCATATCGCCTCAGTAATAAAGATCTGAAAACGCCTTGGTTCACTCTCGCTTTAACTACTGCGAGTTTTTCATCACCCTCAAGAGAAAGCTCTTTAATTTCGGAATCAATAGAATTTACTTCTTCTCTCAGATTAGATTCAATACCATCCCAATCAATTCGTTCAGCCGATATATAGTCAAACAGTTTATAAAGCACTGTCGTATCAGCATTAGGGATTCCACGCAACATAGCATGATTAGGACCAAGAATATGTGTATATTCAAACTCACGAACGCCTACTGCATGCATGTACTCATCGCGAGATCCGAGATTATAGGTATATGTGTTCATATCCATAACAGCGAATCCAACGCCACGATATTTGAAATGCACCCTGTTCATCCCATCATAACGTTTTGCTTCAAAGCCTTCCGGAAGCAACAGATTGCTGTAAAAAGATTCTCGTTCAATGGGTTTACTGATACGTTCTTCGTTTCTATCAGTAATTGCCATCGCCTCTTCGCTGTTATTTACAATCGAATTCTTTACTCTGCAAATCTTCAGAAACTCATTAGCTATATACACGTTATCGACAGAATCAATCTCCAATTTGCAGAGTATATTATCTCCGGAACCACCTTCTTTAATAAAATCGGGAGATTCGACCACAGTAAACCTAGATCTTTCCAATTCATCTTTTAGCAAATCACAATTTCGGTACACATATAGAAATGATGAACCATCTTTTCTAAAATGTATTCTTGCAACTTTTATGCCATTGAACATAAAAGTTTGCTTATCATTCTTCTTATTCCCGAAGCTAATTTGAATATCATCAAGTGATACATTTGCCTCCAAAGAATCATATATTGTTATGTTGTGTCTCCACATATAATCGAGGAACACCATCAAATAATGATTTGACCACACAGATGTAACAGGATGCTCATCTCTCCATTTCATCAGAGCCAGATTCTTATCAACAATCAATTTGTAATCATTAGGATTACATTGAATAACTCTACAATAAGAATCAATGGTTTCCTTGGTATACACTGGGACAAACATATCCGGGAAATATATAGAAAGAAGCTTCAACATGTAATTAGTGTACAGATAGTATCTTTTCTTATCTGACTCTATTCTTCTTAGCAGATCAAGGTCGTCTCTTTTAGCAGCATTCATTAGCAACTGAATACTATTCTTCATCGCAGAAAAGGCCGCCTCATAATCATCATCAAACTCATTCTGAAGGGTCTTATTTAGAACAATATCTTTACCGCCACGCAAGTAAATTCCGAATATATCATTACGAGCATTTCCCAGATGCCCAATATAATCCAATTCGTTTTTAATCCTAGAACAGAAAGATTCATCATATCCCGCACCTGCCGGAGCGATCAAATAGTCATCCAAACTTAACGATCCTATTGAATCAACAGGGTAATCCACAATAAAACTCTTTCTTAATCGTTCGGCTGTTCTGTAACGCAACTTAGCATCTTCTTCACTTTCTGAAGACGTGAATGTCGTTATCGCCTCGTCAAGAGTAACCATTTTGGATTTTGAAGCATTTGTGGCGACAGGAGACGGAACAATTCCAATTGTTGATGCCTTTTTATCAATATGATCTTCTTCATGATATAGAAATCCTTCTGAATTCATATTCAGTGCTGACGCTATATCATCCGCCAAATCTTTGTCATATACCTTCAAATATTCTCTTACGCATTGAGGGTACATGAGGGCCTTTTTAATGCCATCGAATTCAAATTCCATTTGCATAGGATCCTCGGGACTAAATCCAATTACAGTCCCTTCGCCCCAACGAGAATGAAGAACTCTTTTGCTTATGAGTTTTTCTCCTAGATTGATCAGCTGTATCTTTTCCATAACGAAAACCTCACATCTCAGACGTGAATATTAAGCCGTTCGCGTTCTTCGTCTATAAACTTTGTAATTGTATCCATATCAATTAAGCTCTCGTTCCCCCTAATTGAATCATTGGCATTTCCAAACAAGCTGCATAAAGAAGTGTCATATCCATACAAGTTCCAAATCTTGTATTCAAGATCTCATCCGGGAATCGAACTTTTTGCATTATCAATCTATTCCCGTTAATCTCATCCTCATAACTTGCCGGAGGCTCCGAATACACAATATTCTTCTTGCGAATAGCATAGAACAAGGCAGCAGCCATATTCTGAACTCTCTTAGGGACACATTCCGCAGAGCCCTGATAGCCGCTAAATGAGGGATCGCCGTTAAAGTCTTCACGCTTCAGATACTCAGTAGCCTCTTGTCTTATTATTTCAACAGCAGGGTTATTAGGTAAAACAAATGCTGCCAGTATTCGTGAATCTCCTACATAGGATTCCGGGATCTCAGAATAAGCTAACACTTGAATCCGATCATAGCGAACCGCTACTTCTTTATCTTTGTACATGACAGTGAACTTCAGCAGACACTCTGTCATCTCATTCATTTCCAACAGTTTGGTTGGATGAACAAACAGTTTAGGTCGTGTTTTGTATGTCTGGCCGGCATTAAGGATAAATATATCCTCTATATACGGTTCTATCAGATCATTATCAGCTTTAATCTTGATCCTGAGATCATATATATCCTTATCCAGCGTATTTTCAACACTCAGCTCTTTGATAAGATGAGTCTTATTCATACAAAGCGCATATGAGAACACGGGACTAACATCCATCGATATAGAGACACTACCGTCGTTCTCTTTAATATCTACATCTTCACGTATACTTGCAAGCAACTTAGGTGCAACAATAGTCTTATCTAATTCTTCCATACGATCTCCAACACGAGCTAATCGCTAAGCAAACATCAAAACTACTGATATTTACAATTATAGTCTCGCTGGAAACTGAGAACCATTAATACAGCAAGGAATTAAAGGAAACTTTACATTTTACATGTGCAACAATCCACATATGCTAAACATAAATTTGCACACACTCAATCATCTTCTTCCACTCTGCCGGAGGTTTGGCACTGTAATTCCGACGGAAGTGGCGCAGCAATTACCGATTTTGGTGGCGCAAGAATTAGCGACGAGCTGGCGCTAAAGAAGCGCCGTATTCACTAGAACATCTACTCAAAATCAAAAAGAGATCCTCTAGCATTTCTTTAGTAGAGGACCTCTCATATAGACGTAATATAGTTAAGTTTTCTTCCACTTCTTCACTAAATTCATAGCTTCCTGTTCGGTAATATTCTCTTCCTCACCATTAGCAGATTCTAATATATAAGTAGCCATCTTCAATTGCTCTGTTTCACTAAACTCGTTCATGTGTTTAACTCCAACTTGCAATATTAGATTAGTAAACTCTTCTTCGGAAGTATACTGACGATAAGGACTATTAATAAAACTCCAACCACTACCACTATTTCCTATCCAGTGACCTGCCAACCTACAAAAGAATTTCAATTTATTAATTTCGTTCTTCATCAATTCAGCAAAAAATACATCAGCCGACTCTCTATCATATTGATACCAATAGCAATACAAATCATACCAATCATCAATCCCGATAAACTTATTAATTGGCTTAATACCCTTTAATCTTTCAATGAAAATCTTTTCCAATTCTTCCAACTGCTCAACACTAACAATTTGTTCGTCTTTGTTTTCACTAACCGCCTTCGTGCGTCCCCATGCCGATTCCATTCTTCTTAGGTCATTGGATATTGACCCCAACTCCTCAATGCTACAATCATTAATACGGCTCAGGAAGAATTTGTATCGCTCATCAGTGGTATTAAGTCTTTTTATAATATTTCTTGCGATATCATCAGCTATTATAATGGCTGACAATGAAAGTGAAGCCTTGTTCTTGCCACCCTTTAGCAACGACTTAACACCATATAAAACCGAAGCAACAACTTGAAGCCTATCGTATGGAATAGTATCAATAAGAGATTCAAGTTCTTCTAAAAAGTACACAATATTCCCTTGATCACTAATATCTAAAATCGTCTTTTCCAGCTCATCTGGGGACAAGGTAAAAATGCAATCCTTAATTGTATAACGAGGTACCTTGACGTTTTCCACATCAAGAACAAAATATAGATCAAATCTTTCTTCATTTGCCACTCGCATTCCACTTCGAATATTCGACACATCATTCGCACTTTTGATACTGTATCCAACCTTATCTGAAAACACCGGAAAAAGAGTTGCAAGACTTCTAATAGCTTTCTGACTGTCTATCCCTAGTTTTCTAAATACTTCTGAATAATATGATCTGTAATCATCATTTTTAACATTGAAAGAAGTCCATGGATCTACTTTTCTCACACACAAATCATTCTTATGGTTTGTTACCCAACAATACAACTCAGGTTCAAGAACCTCTATTGTGGTTATACCCATCATATCCTCGAAAGAAGTTTCCGAGTGCATCATGTCAAATTTGAAACAAAACGTGTTCAATACTCTATTCATATCACGCAATGTCAATACGTATGGTGACACACAATTGCGGAATACTACCGTCCAATAAGCATAATCTATAGTTACCCCGCGAGGTTTCTCGGGAATAGATTCAACTAATTTCGCACGCATAATCTCGTTAAGTCGTACCTTATCTATTTCCGGTATCTCAAAAGGAACTTGTACAATCTTACCCAAGTATTCGTTACCATCACAATCATGAACGTTTGTTAGTGCATTCTTGACAATTTCTCTATCCATCAGCAATAAATAGATAACATTCGGGAAATCAGCAACTTGTTTAACCAACTGAAAAATGTCGAGTATTTGAGAATTAGTCAGTCTATCTATATCGTCAATAATCACAATGAACTTCTGGTTTGACTGTTTCAACGCTTCTTCTAGATTTTTCTTGCGTGTATCTAAATCACCTCGTTTCTCTAAATGATTTCCAAGCAATTTTGCTATTCCTTTAGTAGCTGCAGCCGCCGCGATTCCGACAGAAGGAATTAAAGTTAAAGCATCGAACAACTCAGCATATTCCTTGAGTGTACTTCCTACATACTTTTTTACTTCTGTGTTATCACTTCCAGCCACTGCGACACACAAAGTATGAAAAAACTGCGAAATCAGATTGTCTTTATCTGAATAATTCCACGGAGAAAACCTTACAATTATTGGTGCTTTTTCAGGTTTTGCATATTTAGTAACAGTCTGTAGAGCCATATTTGCAATAGAAGTTTTTCCCGTTCCCCACTTTCCATACAAACCGATTACAAGACCATCTTTAGCATCATATTCATATAAGGCTTTACCAAGAGCTTCCGAAAAAGAAGATCTACCTAAGAGATCGTCTTCTACTTTCGTTATAGCTCTATCCGTATTGTAATTCATAGTCGTCTCCTTAAAGCATCTAACATCAGGAATCAGATGAAATCATGCGAAGATACAATTGCTAGCAATTCACTTGATAGCCACCATCCACATCATTATCGCACTCATGGAAACCTATTTCATCCTTCAGATATTTCTCATATTCAAGTCATTATCCTTTTCATAAAATAACGCCAACAACAAACAAATGACACCTGTTTTACTTATTCTAATTGCGTTTTTCTCCAATACTTTTTGGCTTTATCGTTTGATTCGGGGATATACGGATTACTCCATTGCTTAGTCTTCATAATAGCTGTTATATCTGTATTTCCTTGAATCGCCGGAAGAACTTCTTTACAAATAACAGTATGAACAGGGTTAACAGCCTTGGCGTAATTGATAGAATGAACAATTAAATAAGAAAAAACATGATATCCAATTTCTTGTGTTAGGCAAACTAATATAATTTAATCATGCGTTCTCTCATCGTATGATACCTCTGAACACATGCTATCGACTATAAGCATCTATCTAACCTGATTATTCACACACCATAATGTATACAAGCTATTCTTCTATGATTATAACGGTTTCCATTCATCCACATAACCGTTTACCTTTGCCCAATCGTAGATCCTTATCAGCTTGTTAGACTGATAATTCTTCATATCAGGTTTATGGACATCAATAATCAAGGTTTTATTCCTGTCTACAATCTTGGAAAGATAATCCAGATTTGGGAGCTTGTCATTCTTCTTCAGATTGCAAGTTGGACAGGATAATACAAGGTTCCACAAGTTATCATCCTTGATGAACGACCATGGAATAAAGTGATCAACATGGATCTTCTCTTCGTCAAGCTTCTTACCACAGTAGAAGCAAGTTTTATTCTCGAATTCTTCGTATAGAATATGTCTGTACATAGAGAGATTATTCCTCTTGGAACTCTCATCGATCTTGTTCAGGAGTTTCGTAGTTATAGACTCCTCATTCACCTTCTCTAAGAACTTAGCCCACTCGTAGTAGTTAAGCTTCTCGATAAG
Protein-coding regions in this window:
- a CDS encoding HNH endonuclease, giving the protein MEKIQLINLGEKLISKRVLHSRWGEGTVIGFSPEDPMQMEFEFDGIKKALMYPQCVREYLKVYDKDLADDIASALNMNSEGFLYHEEDHIDKKASTIGIVPSPVATNASKSKMVTLDEAITTFTSSESEEDAKLRYRTAERLRKSFIVDYPVDSIGSLSLDDYLIAPAGAGYDESFCSRIKNELDYIGHLGNARNDIFGIYLRGGKDIVLNKTLQNEFDDDYEAAFSAMKNSIQLLMNAAKRDDLDLLRRIESDKKRYYLYTNYMLKLLSIYFPDMFVPVYTKETIDSYCRVIQCNPNDYKLIVDKNLALMKWRDEHPVTSVWSNHYLMVFLDYMWRHNITIYDSLEANVSLDDIQISFGNKKNDKQTFMFNGIKVARIHFRKDGSSFLYVYRNCDLLKDELERSRFTVVESPDFIKEGGSGDNILCKLEIDSVDNVYIANEFLKICRVKNSIVNNSEEAMAITDRNEERISKPIERESFYSNLLLPEGFEAKRYDGMNRVHFKYRGVGFAVMDMNTYTYNLGSRDEYMHAVGVREFEYTHILGPNHAMLRGIPNADTTVLYKLFDYISAERIDWDGIESNLREEVNSIDSEIKELSLEGDEKLAVVKARVNQGVFRSLLLRRYGRCCLCGVDEFGLLVASHIKPWAASEPKEKTDVNNGLLLCPNHDRLFDKGYISFNDDGTILISDSLSDENRTSLNVHDGMSIHLSDKSTEYMKYHRENIFIDEY
- a CDS encoding KAP family P-loop domain-containing protein; translated protein: MNYNTDRAITKVEDDLLGRSSFSEALGKALYEYDAKDGLVIGLYGKWGTGKTSIANMALQTVTKYAKPEKAPIIVRFSPWNYSDKDNLISQFFHTLCVAVAGSDNTEVKKYVGSTLKEYAELFDALTLIPSVGIAAAAATKGIAKLLGNHLEKRGDLDTRKKNLEEALKQSNQKFIVIIDDIDRLTNSQILDIFQLVKQVADFPNVIYLLLMDREIVKNALTNVHDCDGNEYLGKIVQVPFEIPEIDKVRLNEIMRAKLVESIPEKPRGVTIDYAYWTVVFRNCVSPYVLTLRDMNRVLNTFCFKFDMMHSETSFEDMMGITTIEVLEPELYCWVTNHKNDLCVRKVDPWTSFNVKNDDYRSYYSEVFRKLGIDSQKAIRSLATLFPVFSDKVGYSIKSANDVSNIRSGMRVANEERFDLYFVLDVENVKVPRYTIKDCIFTLSPDELEKTILDISDQGNIVYFLEELESLIDTIPYDRLQVVASVLYGVKSLLKGGKNKASLSLSAIIIADDIARNIIKRLNTTDERYKFFLSRINDCSIEELGSISNDLRRMESAWGRTKAVSENKDEQIVSVEQLEELEKIFIERLKGIKPINKFIGIDDWYDLYCYWYQYDRESADVFFAELMKNEINKLKFFCRLAGHWIGNSGSGWSFINSPYRQYTSEEEFTNLILQVGVKHMNEFSETEQLKMATYILESANGEEENITEQEAMNLVKKWKKT